A genome region from Lytechinus pictus isolate F3 Inbred chromosome 16, Lp3.0, whole genome shotgun sequence includes the following:
- the LOC129279474 gene encoding protein phosphatase 1L-like, which yields MPMAIKFFPICIFVVCIVGSTALVALITESDVIVANVGDSRGVMCDWSGKAVPLSYDHKPHHPQERKRIKKAGGFIAFNGVWRVAGILATSRAIGDYPLKDHKFVVADPDILTFDLDEHNPQFLILASDGLWDTFSNEEAVQYIKERLGEPHFGAKSIVLQSFYRGSMDNITVMVINLSRHRSNSTHVQ from the exons ATGCCCATGGCCATT AAATTTTTTcccatttgtatttttgttgtgtGTATTGTAGGGTCAACTGCTCTGGTAGCCTTAATAACAGAGTCAGATGTGATCGTCGCAAACGTTGGGGATTCCCGTGGCGTGATGTGCGACTGGTCTGGAAAAGCCGTCCCACTTTCGTACGACCACAAACCCCACCATCCTCAGGAGCGTAAACGCATCAAGAAAGCAGGAGGTTTCATTGCTTTCAATGGCGTGTGGCGCGTCGCTGGAATCCTCGCCACATCACGTGCCATCGGGGACTACCCGCTCAAGGATCACAAGTTTGTCGTTGCCGACCCCGacatcttgacctttgaccttgacgaACACAACCCACAATTCCTGATCCTTGCCAGCGATGGATTGTGGGATACATTTAGTAACGAAGAAGCCGTCCAGTATATTAAAGAGCGACTAGGGGAGCCACATTTTGGCGCCAAAAGTATCGTCCTTCAGTCATTCTATCGCGGTTCTATGGACAATATAACAGTTATGGTTATTAATCTCAGTAGACATCGCTCAAATTCAACTCATGTGCAATAG